A stretch of Lysinibacillus agricola DNA encodes these proteins:
- a CDS encoding FeoB small GTPase domain-containing protein: protein MRVNRIALAGNPNTGKSTLFNTLTGLKQHTGNWPGKTVVHAEGSFEHKGDQYVLVDLPGTYSLFSNSADEEVARDHIVFDQPDATIVVLDATSLERNLNLALQVLEMTDNVIICINLIDEAEKKGIRIDEKKLARELGVPVVKISARNKKGIDQMLDTLGQLVNGQIVTAPYRMTYSKEIEEAITKIESKLEGYFDEKYPSRWIALRLLDGDEELILKLQNHKNNKQHEVRTNGVPVSVKS from the coding sequence GTGAGAGTAAATAGAATTGCTTTAGCAGGGAACCCAAATACCGGTAAAAGCACATTATTTAATACATTAACGGGATTGAAGCAACATACTGGGAACTGGCCAGGGAAAACGGTTGTTCATGCAGAAGGATCTTTTGAACACAAAGGAGACCAATATGTACTCGTGGATTTACCCGGGACCTATTCTCTATTTTCCAATTCGGCAGATGAAGAAGTTGCAAGAGACCATATTGTTTTTGACCAACCGGATGCAACGATTGTTGTGCTTGATGCAACATCATTAGAGAGAAATTTAAATCTTGCACTTCAAGTATTAGAAATGACTGATAATGTCATCATTTGTATTAATTTAATTGATGAAGCTGAGAAAAAGGGTATCCGAATTGATGAAAAGAAATTAGCTCGTGAGCTAGGAGTCCCCGTCGTAAAAATATCAGCGAGAAATAAAAAAGGTATTGATCAAATGTTGGATACATTAGGTCAACTAGTGAATGGGCAAATTGTTACGGCTCCATATCGCATGACATATTCGAAAGAAATAGAGGAAGCCATTACAAAGATAGAATCGAAATTAGAAGGTTATTTTGATGAAAAATATCCATCGAGATGGATTGCCCTTCGCTTACTTGACGGTGATGAGGAATTGATCTTAAAACTGCAAAATCATAAGAATAATAAACAGCACGAGGTGAGAACGAATGGAGTCCCAGTCAGTGTTAAATCATAA
- a CDS encoding FeoA family protein gives MAMSKMLKPLSECSFGDCFLIKEINIEGPLRRRLLDLGFVKEAEITVLRKSPLGDPVAYRVSNTTIALRNDESSMILGEVVRGNTK, from the coding sequence ATGGCTATGTCAAAAATGTTAAAACCACTATCTGAATGTTCATTTGGAGATTGCTTTTTAATAAAAGAAATAAATATTGAGGGTCCTTTAAGAAGAAGATTATTAGATTTAGGCTTTGTGAAAGAAGCAGAAATTACTGTTCTTCGTAAAAGCCCTTTAGGAGACCCTGTCGCTTATCGTGTAAGCAATACGACGATTGCGTTACGGAATGATGAAAGCTCAATGATTTTGGGCGAAGTTGTTAGGGGGAATACAAAGTGA